A window of Sphingobacterium kitahiroshimense genomic DNA:
TATTATAAAATAGGACCTAATCCTCGAGAATGGAAAGGTTATTACAAATATTCGCTAGATAAGGGCAATACCTGGTCAACAGCGAAAGCATTACCCCAAAACATTTTAGGTCCCATCAAAAACAAACCCATCACCCTAAAAAATAGTACTATCCTTTCCCCTTCAAGCACCGAGTCAAAAGACGAAATTTGGAAAGCTCATTTAGAGATCAGCGCAGATAGAGGTAAAACGTGGTCAATTGTTAACATTAACCATGATAGCCCCATTCAGGTGATCCAACCGAGTGTTGTACAACATGCAGATGGAAAAATTCAAGTCCTGTGTCGCAGTAAAGAGAATAAAGTCATGAGCTCCTTTTCCAACGATAACGGAAAGACTTGGCAACCTTGGCAAGCTACAAATCTGCTTAATCCAAATGCGGCAACAGACGCAATACGTCTAAACAATGGAAAATTTATGATCGTTTATAATCCCGATCTTGCCGGAAAAGATTGGTGGGAAGGACGTACGAAACTACGCGTGGCACTATCTAAAGACGGTCTGAATTGGAAAGATGCATTGATCTTAGAAGATGGTAAAAAGGGGGATGAATACTCCTACCCGACAATAATACAAGATGATGATGGTTTGATACATATTACCTATACCTGGAATAGAAAGAATATTAAACACATTGTATTAAAATAAAATTGGGGCTGTCAATAATAGACAGCCCCAATTTTATTTTACATCCTAAACGAGTAGGATCATTAAAGATGCAAGTATAGTATACTTTCCGAGTGTATTATTTTTCCTACAAATAGTCCTTCTTCAATTCCAATGTACCTTCCAGTCGCACATCATCAGATCCTGCACCAATCAGTAATTTAAATTTTCCCTTCTCAGTTTTCCACCGGTTATCCACAGCCCAAAGCTTCAGATCCTCTTTAGTCAATTGAAAAGTGACCCTTTCACGCTTACCAGCCCCAATAGACTTACGTTCAAATCGTTTCAATTGTTTGATAGCTGTAACTACTGAACTAACCTCATCCACAACATAAAGCTGAGCCACCTCATCACCGTTTAACAGTCCTTTGTTTTCCACATCAAAAGCAACCGTACAAGCAAAATCGTCTGCACTTTCCTTCACATCAACAACAAGATTAGCATATTCAAATTTACTGTAGCTCAAACCATGGCCAAAAGCATATAAAGGCTTAGCCGACATCTCCACATAATCATGATGTTTAGGTTTATTATGATTATAATGTACTGGCAACTGTCCTACAGAACGAGGT
This region includes:
- a CDS encoding sialidase family protein, with product MNKLFFFSIIILTILSSCNNYRPALLTSTQIFNEGQVPFKQCHASTIEQIGKDSLIAAWFGGTHESNPDVVIWTSHYINGKWQTPVQVADGVLGDKRYPTWNPVFYQHPASDSLYLYYKIGPNPREWKGYYKYSLDKGNTWSTAKALPQNILGPIKNKPITLKNSTILSPSSTESKDEIWKAHLEISADRGKTWSIVNINHDSPIQVIQPSVVQHADGKIQVLCRSKENKVMSSFSNDNGKTWQPWQATNLLNPNAATDAIRLNNGKFMIVYNPDLAGKDWWEGRTKLRVALSKDGLNWKDALILEDGKKGDEYSYPTIIQDDDGLIHITYTWNRKNIKHIVLK